The Dreissena polymorpha isolate Duluth1 chromosome 10, UMN_Dpol_1.0, whole genome shotgun sequence genome includes a region encoding these proteins:
- the LOC127848981 gene encoding uncharacterized protein LOC127848981 — translation MRSSDVCSDSEKISGEKICYDKISDDFRKIHVNPDHFNSFDDVMSAIRQQGVETCNVIFAIDYTLSNSTNGSKTFGGKSLHELSCVNPYQKVITAIGETIDPMRGENENIHAFGFGDNEVKDKHVFPLSPEPCSSFYDILCAYNTKTKHVKFGGPTSFVPVITEAIRIVKETGKYHILIIVADGEVTEERNSLQAIIEFSDYALSIVVIGVGDGPWELMKEWDDLENFNNKVAVKGLSARRFDNFQSVNYHKITHEANNTVVALALAALMEIPDQYKFIKENILVNI, via the exons TCAAGCGATGTGTGTTCGGATTCCGAAAAAATCAGTGGCGAAAAAATCTGTTACGACAAAATCAGTGACGACTTTCGCAAGATCCATGTCAACCCCGATCATTTTAATTCATTTGATGACGTGATGTCAGCCATAAGGCAACAAGGGGTGGAAACATGCAACGTTATTTTCG CAATTGACTATACCCTCAGCAATTCGACAAATGGCAGCAAAACATTTGGTGGGAAAAGCCTGCATGAATTGTCGTGTGTGAATCCATATCAAAAG GTGATAACTGCAATCGGTGAAACCATTGACCCAATGAGAGGAGAGAATGAAAACATACATGCATTTGGCTTCGGTGACAATGAAGTAAAAGACAAACATGTATTTCCGCTAAGTCCG GAACCGTGTTCTTCATTTTACGACATTTTGTGTGCTtataacacaaaaacaaaacatgtcaagTTTGGTGGCCCCACAAGCTTCGTACCCGTTATAACAGAGGCAATTCGCATAGTGAAGGAAACGGGCAAG TACCACATACTTATTATAGTCGCCGATGGTGAAGTCACCGAAGAGCGGAACAGTCTCCAGGCAATCATCGAATTCTCTGACTATGCCCTTTCTATTGTGGTAATAGGCGTAGGAGACGGGCCATGGGAACTTATGAAAGAATGGGATGACTTGGAGAATTTTAACAACAAAGTAGCTGTCAAAGGGTTATCTGCCAGGAGATTTGACAATTTTCAGTCTGTGAATTACCACAAAATCACCCACGAGGCAAATAATACCGTCGTTGCCCTAGCGCTTGCCGCACTGATGGAAATACCAGATCAGTATAAGTTTATCAAGGAAAACATATTAgttaatatttaa